In Anopheles bellator chromosome 2, idAnoBellAS_SP24_06.2, whole genome shotgun sequence, the genomic stretch TCGGCCAATCCACCTGTCTGGCAGTAACATTTTTGATAGGAAATGTTTCGCGGTCACCCATCCGTAGTGAAGTGAAAGATACTTTAAAAGTCCATACTAATGTGTTGCTTTCTCCTAGTGGCACGTGTGattttcgaaaagaaaaccgtcATTCAGTGCGTGAAAATCAGAAACAGTAAAAACAAATCGGAGAAAAGCTTTTGGCCTTTGAACGGTTCAATCGAATTTTATGAATTAATCGTAAACAACCGGCACATATCACCGTTATGCTCTCGGGCCATGCTACGCCCGGTGGCCAAGATCCGCCGTCCTCGACCGAATTTTAATGTTCGGTGGCGCAAATATTACGCTGAGAACGAGCAGCTGATTCATCTACGATTTGAATCTCTCACGCTTGGTTCGTGCCCGGTTGCGGAGGTGTTGATGGATGAAGGCGGATGCAACAACCTTGCCAGCCTTTTTCTCCTAAATTATCATTtgcttcatcttcttcgttttccaacGCCTTAAAGCCAACACACCGGCCCAGTCAGGGCCACCGCTATGTCGGAGGTTCAGCCATTTAAAAGCAGTTAAACAATCAAGTTCATAGCTCGATTCAACCATACTTTTTGTGTAATATTGCTGGAAAAATGAACACATTCACTAAATTAAAGCTGTTCAACATTactttaattaatcaatttcaaaaccCGGTTTAGAATGGTGTAAAACCGGTTTAGAATGGTTTTGATTCACACTCGCATTCATAAAGCATTTCATCCGCAATCCTTAAAGACGTACAGTTTGAGGTAGGTCCAGAACAGAGTTGCTTTCAGTTAACTGGTCCTGGTCCACTGGTTGGCGGTCTCTTACAGGTTCCTCATAGCGTGGTAGTTCGAGGTCGGTCAATATTGTCCGGGTGCTCTGTAGTCGGTTTTTCGCAATTTATTCCTCCTCGAGAACCAACGATGAACCGAACCTTCGCtgagaaaaacataaaaatagcaCTATGCGAGCACTTTCGGGTTggcagaaaatggaaaatatcaGAAAGGGCCTTCCATTGCAATTCACCACTCATTCACagtttttttgctgtgtttgaCAAAGTAATTAATTCTTTAAAATATACATACGGCCGCCTAAGTAATTTATCAAACCTCAGTCCAAATCGCTGTTTAACTATCTGCGAGCAAATGGCGACGAGAAACGGGGTTCAAGGTGGACTATGTGCATCGAATGCTTGGCAGAGCACAGCACGGTTCCGTCTGTAACTAATGTTGGCTCATACAATATTCAGTTTGGTATCCCTCTCATAAAACCCGCGCCAGCGATCTTTATGCTCCAACCGGTAGCACACACTGAACCACTAACTCCGTGAGTTTACCATGGGACCGAAATCTTTAATCCAAATCGTTTCGCTTGTGAATTGCTTCCTTAATTGGCTCACAGCACATCTGCGAGACCACCTCGTCATCAGTCTTGATCTGCGCTtctggtttcgtttcgaattcAAACAAGCGCTCaagtttgtgttgttttccaaAACGACATATCCGGTACGCGAGACCGTTGTTGAGGTTTTGCAAAGTTACGTGATTCATCGTTCGGCAGGGCGAATTTGTTATACGAATGgattatatatatattatataatGTTGATAACTGCGAAATGAAATCGACCAACTCATCAGTGACTAATCCATCCGCGTATCAACGAACACAACGGACACATTTTGGCTCCAGGGGTTTGAACAAGCCGAACGACTTTGATAGCCTTTCTCTCATTGACCTCACAAAACAGGTTCCtatatttaatttcttttactCTCGAACAGCCTTTTTGTGAAAATCGGCGGCCATCCGTCACGTTAGCACCCCCTCGTGTGTTTGTTCATCACATAAAAAATGCGAGTCACGAATTGAGTCTTGCATAATCATCGCAACTTTCGACGCCTCCGAAGGAGGTCGTGTATCGTTCGGAGCGAGATAAGTGAAACGAAATATTCGAATATCGTCGCTTTCGAAACCCGAATCCAGCCTCCCTTGTAGGGTCTCTGACGGTTCGTGGTGACACAACCGTCTTCCAAAGTCTTCCACCAAACCAATAGTCAGGCCGGTTGCGCAAAGTTTACCCATTTGGCCCTTGAAGAATTGAATTCCAAAGTGGGGTCCAAGTGAACGTGAAACAGGTTTTTGATGTGCCCGCGGGCTGGGGATATGTTTGGGGCTTAAGCCTACGGGTTAGTGTTCTGTAGCAGTCGCTAAGACTAAAGACTACGGAGGAAAAACGCATACACATATCTTCAAACGCAGAACCAGCACGAAAGGAGTTGCTGAAGCGAATGGACTTAGCAAATGTCATAGGGTAGAGCACTGGTGTGTTGGTTCCTAACGAGAGAATGTTAAGCAAAGATGGTTCTTTTTCCCCCAGCATCAGAAGTTTACTTCAAGTTGTGTAATTCAATCAGCCTCTCGCCATTCGCCGGCTCTTGGCACGTACATCTTTGCATCGTTTGACCCGTTGCCCTTGACTTTAAGATGTGATTGCCGATTGATGGCTGTGGTTCGGGCCGGATTGTAATTGGATTTTTCTACCGGGGTCTCCATTATTTGCATGATAGCTGTGCAATTATACTCTACgatgttcgatgttcgatTCACCTCATTAGTCCTCCAGCATCTGGTAATCGAAGTTATAGAAGTGGTGAAGACTTTTGATTTCAACTTCTCATCCTCAACTCTCCATGATGTTTGCCCGGTTTTACTCACCTATTGTTTCCTTTCGATTCGTCTTTCTATTCCGCAGATGAACAACTTCTCTTCAACCATCATGGAGGGTGGACTGTTCATTCCCAACGCAGAAATGTACGCCAAGTTTGCCACCTTTACCCTCggtaaaacgaaacaaaccaccGGCTACTGGTCGCACGGCTTGCAAGTGGGCGTCATGAAGCTGGCCCCCGAATTTATCCGGATCGCAATCGGAGGAGCGATGGACAAGCAGTTCCGGAAGGAATATTTCGAACTACAGAAGTCCGCCACGCCGGCACAGTCCGGGTAAATGGCAGCGTGGCAGCTTCATGGGATTCTCGTTTGGAGCTGCTTCATTTGTAATGTGTGCATTTGTAATTGTTGGGTTGTTGCTAACCAGCAACCGATGTTGTTATGTGCGTTGAATGCGCCCAATAGGCCTTAGCAAGTATTAAGCTTTTTACATAGACTGAGGTGTTTAGGAACAGTTCAGGTGCAGGTGCTGTGGGCACCATTTCGTGGCGAAAACCTAAAACGCATTTCATGTTTAAAGTTCAAACGAATGAAAAGAGGAAACATTGTTGCTACCAACTGTAACAAGTGTTGTAATAAACTGTAAGGAACGAGTAGTGAAAGCATTTGTGTATTTTGATTATGTATGTAGAAAGTTTTCGGTGGTTATGCCAGCATTCATCGATTACcgaatgtttcaatttcaaatgcGGAGAAACAAAATACGCTTCGAGTTTTGCCAACAGATGTCGCTGCTGGCAGTACAAAGTAAATTGGTTTCCATGGAGATTTCgaaggagcaaacaaaaaacggaattTATCCAGCGTAAATTTTCCTTTAGTCATGAAACTGTTTAGCTTCTACAATAAATCTGTTTTTGTTCAGTATCGTAATCAGTTATGCTCAACGACCACCGTtgctgtgtgtttgctttcgttggcGGCTTTCGTGATCCCGGCTTCCGTTCTGTTTTCCGTTCAACGCGGCAAACTATGGGATCAGCATCATCTAGTGTACGAGCAACCGAAAGTCAAGTTTTCGTACAAGTACCTATTCCTGGCGGAGCTCGAAGGAGGCGGTGATCGCGAATCATCCATCGTAACCTGCAGTTCCTTCGAATCATACAATTCCGCCACCGAAGAACTTCCATCCTGTAATGGCATTCACGTTACACCGTTCGATGAAGATCATGATCAAATGTTGGATCATCTCAAGGTGGCGATTAATTTCAATCCCCCGGAAGAAACAAATCGACTGCAGTTCTATACGCTGTACTTTTTCCTCGAAGCTACCGTATCGGTAAGTAATTCCTGAGGCGTAATGTAGAGTTCATGGCTTACAGGTGCGTTTTGTATTTTAGTCCCAGTGCAGCTTTACAGTGCCCACGTTCGTGTATCTTGATAAAGTACCGGCTccttggccaaagttccaGTCTGGCAAAATCGAACACCGAGGCTCGTTGGAGGTAAAGCAGTCGGCATCGCTGCAATGTCCATTCTTTATGCGCCATCAAAAATCACACTTCAGTGATCGCTACTATCCTAATGAGAATACGACGCTCGACGAATTCCAGCCGAGCATCATTGCGGAAAAGATAGAATCCTCAAACCCTACCTATTTCGCCTTCGATGCCACACAGCACACATGGGAACTGGATGACTCAGGAACGATAAATATCGTGCTGTTCGTGTCCATCGGAGGACCCGATAGCAGAAAGACGGCCCTTCTCTACACAACGTCGCTTTGGCAGCGAATGCACCAATTTTGGACTGGATATTTTCCATTGCTTCTCGTGTGCCTGTGGATTGCGGACAAGCTTAAGATGTATCTCTTTGAAAAATTTTACTTACGTGCCGTTGAAGTGCTGccgtggaaagaaaaatacaaataaagcGTGCTGCCACGAACAATGCACATGCTCCCCTGTATTTCACTCGAAATCCTTTTCACAAGAACGGTTGCGGTGCACCGCTGGAGACCGAGTGCAGAGCATCTTGCTGCTGTCTATTATCCTCTAGTATGATTGGGTTCTGGCGATTGTAGTCCAACTGTACGAAAAGGTACCGGTATTCGAACGATCCCGaatccgttttccgtttctctaGGTGAACGGTTCCCTTATTGCGAATGCCTTGGATATAGAATTGCATGCGAATGTACTCGATGCCGTCCTTAACGTACTTTGTGTGGGCAACATGGGTCCGACGTCCACGGCGGCTCTCTTCGCCGAAGCCCTTTATCGGAGAACCAAGCGCATCTTTCACCCGTGGCTCTTCCTTCACTCTCTCAAGCGCTTCGGAGTATATGTTGTTCGGGCTGTCCGAGGAAAACAGCTCCCAAAATATAACATAGAAAAGTAAGCCGGTCACACCGACACCTAGCATGATGACGCCCATATAGCTGGCAGTTTTTGTATTCTCCTTCACCCGTTCGCCCAATGGCCGAACATCCGTAGAAACATCTGTACGATCTGCTCCGGCGGACAATGATTTCGAGGAACCTTGTTTTTGTGCGTTTCCTACAGCGTATTGGCGAACCAGGGCCAGTTCCGGCACCAGTCCGGAACATCGTAGAAGCGCCAAAGAAAACTGGCGTTGTTTGACTAGAAGTGAGCGCGCAATCAGGGACATCCTACAATTTCAACACAGTAAAACCAATTATTCACAATGTAGCGGTGCTCAGAATATTATGTAAACTCGTCAAACCGAAAATTCTAATAGAAAGGGTGTTTTGAACAAAACGGAGTTGTCGAAACAAGGTATAAAGAATACTTTACTTTGTTAGTAAGTAGATAATACACCCGATTTCTAAAACATTAAAGTACTAGCACTTATTGTAGTTCCGGAAGCAGATTCTTGAAACTTCGCCGAGAAAACAGCGAGGAAAATAGCCGGGAAAGATTCCAAATCtagttcgttttgtttaccttCTGGCTGTCAAATTGGACGGCACAAGATTCATACAAGCAAGTTGgttcaaatcataaaaaatttaagaagCTAGGaatcaaaattaaatataCAAAAAGTTACATTTCGTGAGTATAATTTACGATAGCTATCGGGTTATATCGCAGGCCTGTTGTGTTTGATGAACGTGGAAGGTTTGTCTTATTGATTCTGTTCTATTGTTCTACACTCATTATCAAAACGACATTTATTCAACATAATTTTGCTCCTTAAACCAGTCGACATCTTAAAAGATGTTGAGATGGACAAAACGCCGTAATTCACTTTATTCACTTTCATCGTGCTTTTCCTCTACAACGGGAACGGGTTTTGTTGAGTTGTAATGCTCTCCGAGACGATACATATGCCTATGATATGTTAGAATTAGTTTTCTACTAGCATCTTCTAGCTGGCCGTGCACTGTCGACGGACCGTTAGCTTGTATGATTTCTATCGGACACTTCAAACTGCTTGAGAGTGCTTTAATTTCTATTTCACCTCCCCAAACCTTCGTTGATCGCAGCTGTTGGCAGTATTTAGTGAAACCGGCCGAATCTAGCATGTCTCCGGTGTCCGGGTGGCTCATGTAGCATATCATAGTTTCCTTGTTTGATTCGATGTACTCTGCAGCTAGGTTGCGTAGATCCGAAACGCTGTATTCACCAATGCCCAGCAAGGAGAGCTGATGATTTATTGCGTTGTACAGACAATCACCATCCGCAGGAACGGCAAACGAAATCATATTCCTCTGACGCAGTGTTTCGTTAATGCGGTTGTTTTCGATGATACGAGGCGAGTTCTTCAGCACCACCGCTTCTTCCTCCTTGATCCTTGCTTGCCGTTCTCGGTCGtcctgttcctttttctctctcctgcGTTGTGCTTTACTGGAGCGTGGCTCTTCCTGATGGTCCGGTTTATTGTCCAGTCCGTTTACTTCTTCAACAGCCGCAGGTTCAGTTCCTGAGTTTGTAGACGTTCCGAGTGGTTCGGAGATGGTGAAGCGTTTCAGCTCTTCCGCGTGGCGTGTGTCGATTTCCGCTTCCAATTTGGCAATACTTTCTTGAAtctccttctttttctttttatccaccttcatttttttcattgattgaattttcgatTGCagctctttcttttcttttctgtgcTGGGTCAGTAATTCCTCGCGTTCGGTTTCAAGCGCTGAATCATCCATCTTTTGTAGCAAATAATGCGGCGAAACttgcgttgctgctggccCGTGAAAAGGAAATCAAATTGCTAAAGTCGCTGATACAAGGTAGTGGGGGTGCACTTACGGGAAAATTTGCCCAAAATCCACCTAGGTTTCGAATTAGAGACAGAAAACTATGTTGAAAATCAATTCCTCAAGCcagcaaaatattttctttcggcAGATTTTTGACGTTccgaatgaaaacaacatgAGTGTCAAAAGATTCCATTGGCACGTATGTCCAGTTACAGTTACTACAATCAGAAGATTAGTTGAATATTACAATTTGTTTACGAGAATATGTCCATGAAATTGAAGCACAAACCACGTTGTGCCACT encodes the following:
- the LOC131212184 gene encoding mitochondrial import inner membrane translocase subunit Tim21, whose product is MSLIARSLLVKQRQFSLALLRCSGLVPELALVRQYAVGNAQKQGSSKSLSAGADRTDVSTDVRPLGERVKENTKTASYMGVIMLGVGVTGLLFYVIFWELFSSDSPNNIYSEALERVKEEPRVKDALGSPIKGFGEESRRGRRTHVAHTKYVKDGIEYIRMQFYIQGIRNKGTVHLEKRKTDSGSFEYRYLFVQLDYNRQNPIILEDNRQQQDALHSVSSGAPQPFL
- the LOC131210023 gene encoding deubiquitinase OTUD6B codes for the protein MDDSALETEREELLTQHRKEKKELQSKIQSMKKMKVDKKKKKEIQESIAKLEAEIDTRHAEELKRFTISEPLGTSTNSGTEPAAVEEVNGLDNKPDHQEEPRSSKAQRRREKKEQDDRERQARIKEEEAVVLKNSPRIIENNRINETLRQRNMISFAVPADGDCLYNAINHQLSLLGIGEYSVSDLRNLAAEYIESNKETMICYMSHPDTGDMLDSAGFTKYCQQLRSTKVWGGEIEIKALSSSLKCPIEIIQANGPSTVHGQLEDASRKLILTYHRHMYRLGEHYNSTKPVPVVEEKHDESE
- the LOC131207772 gene encoding transmembrane protein 231, whose protein sequence is MKLFSFYNKSVFVQYRNQLCSTTTVAVCLLSLAAFVIPASVLFSVQRGKLWDQHHLVYEQPKVKFSYKYLFLAELEGGGDRESSIVTCSSFESYNSATEELPSCNGIHVTPFDEDHDQMLDHLKVAINFNPPEETNRLQFYTLYFFLEATVSSQCSFTVPTFVYLDKVPAPWPKFQSGKIEHRGSLEVKQSASLQCPFFMRHQKSHFSDRYYPNENTTLDEFQPSIIAEKIESSNPTYFAFDATQHTWELDDSGTINIVLFVSIGGPDSRKTALLYTTSLWQRMHQFWTGYFPLLLVCLWIADKLKMYLFEKFYLRAVEVLPWKEKYK